A part of Cotesia glomerata isolate CgM1 linkage group LG4, MPM_Cglom_v2.3, whole genome shotgun sequence genomic DNA contains:
- the LOC123262909 gene encoding uncharacterized protein LOC123262909 produces the protein MDQLLTGIRYLDIRPCIVGNKYWVCHGTFAMQPLDEIITNIKDFLDNTMEIVIINFKEFPQGFETFESHSNFLNYILDEFEGYFLETFQAHQKTLGEIWKSNKRLIFSYVFEFEGVIYRFWTSVYQLWGDVKNVEELESFVNESESSAKLESNREFSKTNLRAVMAEITLDSSMILVDAALSYFGRGRKSLRELAVQTGPLVTMWYKKRHFKTANIVAVDFIDATGIIEVAIWSNIYRAKCDMSN, from the exons ATGGACCAATTACTCACCGGAATACGTTACTTGGACATAAGACCGTGTATTGTTGGTAATAAATACTGGGTTTGTCATGGAACTTTCGCTATGCAGCCTCTCGACGAAATCATTACAAACATTAAAGATTTTTTGGACAACACTATGGAAATTGTTATCATCAACTTTAAAGAATTTCCTCAAG GATTTGAAACATTTGAAAGTCACTCAAACTTTCTGAATTACATTCTTGACGAATTTGAAGGATATTTTCTAGAAACGTTCCAAGCTCATCAAAAGACTTTGGGTGAAATTTGGAAATCCAACAAAAGACTTATTTTTAGTTACGTTTTTGAATTCGAAGGTGTAATTTATAGATTCTGGACATCTGTATATCAGCTATGGGGTGATGTCAAAAACGTTGAAGAACTTGAGAGTTTTGTTAATGAATCTGAAAGCTCTGCCAAACTTGAATCAAA CCGTGAATTTTCCAAAACGAACCTAAGAGCAGTGATGGCCGAAATAACATTGGATTCTTCAATGATATTAGTAGATGCTGCGCTTTCATATTTTGGACGCGGCAGAAAATCACTACGCGAGCTAGCTGTTCAAACTGGACCTCTGGTGACGATGTGGTACAAAAAGAGACACTTCAAAACGGCAAATATTGTAGCCGTGGACTTTATCGATGCTACTGGAATCATCGAAGTTGCCATTTGGAGCAACATTTACCGAGCTAAGTGCGATATGTCAAATTAG